A DNA window from Castanea sativa cultivar Marrone di Chiusa Pesio chromosome 7, ASM4071231v1 contains the following coding sequences:
- the LOC142642386 gene encoding TMV resistance protein N-like, with protein sequence MQTNSSSFPSSYSTTTTRRKKYDVFLSFKGEDTRNNFMGHLYEALIQKGIVTFKDDEKLEKGKPISPELSKAIEESKFAIVILSENYASSTWCLDELAKIIHCNNEMGITALPVFHYVDPSDVRKQWGTFAQAFAKHDEKENKERVEKWRDALRQVANLRGWHLEDTWPEIKDIKDIVEWISLNLKHDAFPYIAKDLVGIYPRVMELKSCLALGSYDVRFIGIWAMGGMGKTTLARVVYNMISEKFEDCVFIEDVREKIEIYGVVPLQEKIIEVLKEKDMKIQEKYDGVLKIYNRLCKKKILLVLDDVDKLKHLEMLAGEHDWFGSGSRIIITTRDKHVLEAHGVDEIYEVKGLYREDSLQLFSSKAFKEKHVPNDYLELSNHFLSYAADLPLALEVLGSFLIGRSLDEWNSVLERLKQYPEEDIFQVLKISFDGLQKPQKEIFLHIACFFNHHKKDYVVEKLNILGLYPGIGLKELIDKSLLKIINEDIVWMHDLLEEMGRNIVSQEYPNDPGKHSRLWRYEDIDKVLRKNKGTEAIQAMVIWDNYDKAQEAHWNSEAFSKMFNLKFLRMNDAAFVPTHLPDDLRILDWISYSSKSLPSSFQLDELVQLCLQKSRIEQLWIGIKKFDKLKFIDLTTSLFLIITLDFTEVPNLEKLILERCVNLHKFHPSIGILKKLIHLNLKGCERLNPPSCMFQSECLVALEPSNCSKLEKNPIFVGNMEFLQEPSLDRTAVVELIRNFPQNLWMVEGLENLDLSYTAIEELPSSIEQLTKLNSLTLRYCINLVCLPGTICSLKVLNSLDLFGCLKFENLPENIGNMEGLELFNLCWTTVKEVPSSIVLLKNLKQLHIRGWKLSEFYTRSASLECYDPLQTSLFSLPTSPAPWNILLPSFLYYSLPTRPIPLGLLLPSLSGLQCLTYLRLSDCDLLSIPNDFGCLSSLAHLNLSGNNFVSLPESISQLSKLQTLLLDGCKRLQSLESVPPTIDSVIANNCTSLERFPDLQFHLFTSNHSHLNFQCLNCFKLVDNIQSISNMIQGQSVQLPCILDIIIPGGEIPIGFSPIGWCDNIQVPNCGYQFLMGITLCIVFVLNQWRPFSRDFQLTCLFEVNGVTVRSPVRSFFKLNYAMAESPHLWLLYLPPQCGEFAIKIISDNVKVMKKGFNLVYKQHGL encoded by the exons ATGCAAACAAACTCATCATCTTTCCCAAGTTCATATTCTACTACTACTACTCGAAGAAAGAAGTATGATGTCTTCCTCAGTTTCAAAGGCGAGGACACCCGCAACAATTTTATGGGTCATCTCTATGAAGCTTTGATACAGAAAGGCATTGTCACCTTTAAAGACGATGAAAAACTCGAGAAAGGAAAACCCATTTCACCAGAGCTATCGAAAGCAATAGAAGAATCAAAATTTGCTATAGTTATTCTCTCAGAAAACTATGCTTCTTCAACTTGGTGCTTAGATGAACTTGCAAAAATCATTCACTGCAATAACGAGATGGGAATAACAGCTTTGCCTGTCTTTCACTATGTAGACCCATCTGATGTACGAAAACAATGGGGAACTTTTGCTCAAGCATTTGCTAAACATGATgaaaaagagaacaaagaaagggtggaaaagtggagagatgCTTTGAGACAAGTAGCCAACCTTCGCGGATGGCACTTAGAGGATACATG GCCTGAGATAAAAGACATCAAAGACATAGTGGAATGGATATCACTTAACTTGAAACATGATGCATTCCCATATATTGCCAAGGACCTAGTAGGAATATACCCTCGAGTGATGGAATTGAAGTCATGTTTAGCTCTAGGATCATATGATGTCCGCTTTATAGGAATTTGGGCGATGGGGGGAATGGGCAAGACCACTCTTGCTAGAGTTGTTTATAATATGATTTCTGAAAAATTTGAAGATTGTGTTTTTATTGAGGATGTTAGAGAAAAGATTGAAATATATGGTGTTGTTCCACTACAAGAGAAAATTATTGAAGTTTTGAAGGAAAAGGATATGAAAATACAAGAGAAGTATGATGGAGTTCTCAAGATCTACAATAGGTTATGTAAGAAAAAGATTCTGCTTGTTCTTGATGATGTCGATAAATTGAAACATTTAGAAATGTTAGCTGGGGAGCATGATTGGTTTGGTTCCGGCAGTAGAATTATCATAACAACAAGAGATAAGCATGTGTTGGAGGCACATGGAGTAGATGAAATATATGAAGTTAAAGGATTATATCGTGAAGATTCTCTTCAACTATTTTCCTCAAAAGCCTTTAAAGAAAAGCATGTCCCAAATGATTATTTAGAGCTATCTAACCATTTTTTGAGTTATGCTGCTGACCTTCCTTTAGCTCTTGAGGTTTTGGGTTCCTTTTTGATTGGAAGAAGTCTTGACGAATGGAATAGTGTGCTAGAGAGACTTAAACAGTATCCTGAGGAAGATATTTTCCAAGTacttaaaataagttttgatggACTGCAGAAACCACAAAAGGAAATATTCTTGCATATTGCGTGCTTTTTTAATCATCATAAAAAAGATTATGTAGTAGAAAAACTAAACATTCTTGGCCTTTACCCTGGTATAGGATTGAAGGAACTCATTGATAAATCTCTCTTGAAGATTATTAATGAGGATATAGTGTGGATGCATGATTTACTTGAAGAAATGGGTAGGAACATTGTTTCGCAAGAGTACCCTAATGATCCTGGGAAGCATAGTAGATTGTGGCGTTATGAGGACATTGACAAAGTGTTAAGAAAAAATAAG GGAACAGAAGCTATTCAAGCCATGGTTATTTGGGATAATTATGACAAAGCACAAGAGGCACATTGGAACTCTGAGGCCTTTTCCAAGATGTTCAATCTCAAATTTCTTAGAATGAATGACGCTGCCTTTGTCCCCACACATCTTCCTGATGATTTAAGAATTCTTGATTGGATTTCGTATTCTTCAAAATCTTTGCCATCAAGTTTCCAGCTAGATGAGCTTGTTCAACTTTGTTTGCAAAAGAGCAGAATTGAACAACTTTGGATAGGAATAAAG AAATTTGACAAGTTGAAGTTCATTGACTTGACTACCTCCTTATTCCTGATTATAACTCTAGACTTCACTGAAGTGCCAAATCTTGAGAAATTAATTCTAGAAAggtgtgtaaatttacacaagtTTCACCCGTCCATTGGAATTCTTAAGAAACTTATTCATCTTAATTTAAAAGGTTGCGAAAGACTAAATCCTCCTTCATGCATGTTTCAAAGTGAGTGTCTTGTGGCTCTTGAACCTTCTAATTGCTCAAAACTTGAGAAAAATCCAATATTTGTGGGAAACATGGAATTCTTACAGGAGCCTTCTTTGGATCGCACTGCTGTTGTGGAACTAATTAGAAACTTTCCACAGAACCTATGGATGGTCGAAGGCCTAGAGAATCTTGATTTGAGTTATACAGCTATAGAGGAGCTGCCTTCATCAATTGAACAATTGACTAAACTTAACTCATTGACTCTAAGATATTGCATAAATCTTGTGTGCCTTCCTGGAACCATTTGTAGTTTGAAGGTGCTTAATTCTCTTGATCTTTTTGGATGTTTAAAATTTGAGAACTTGCCAGAGAACATAGGAAATATGGAAGGTTTGGAGCTGTTTAATTTGTGTTGGACAACCGTAAAAGAGGTTCCATCTTCCATTGTTCTCCTTAAAAATCTCAAACAGCTACATATCCGTGGGTGGAAGTTATCTGAATTTTATACTCGGTCAGCAAGTCTTGAGTGCTATGACCCTTTGCAGACTTCATTATTTTCCCTGCCAACAAGTCCTGCTCCGTGGAACATATTATTGCCTTCCTTTTTATATTATTCCCTGCCAACAAGACCAATTCCGCTGGGATTGTTATTGCCTTCCTTATCAGGTCTGCAGTGTCTAACATATTTGCGTCTTAGTGACTGCGATCTTTTGTCAATCCCCAATGACTTTGGCTGCTTGTCCTCTTTAGCACACTTAAATCTAAGTGGAAATAATTTTGTTTCCCTTCCTGAAAGCATCTCTCAACTCTCTAAACTTCAAACACTCCTTTTGGACGGTTGCAAGAGGCTTCAATCGTTGGAAAGTGTTCCACCAACTATTGATTCTGTGATTGCAAACAATTGTACCTCACTGGAGAGATTTCCAGATCTGCAATTTCATCTTTTTACatccaatcactcccatttgAATTTCCAGTGTCTAAATTGCTTCAAATTGGTTGATAATATTCAAAGCATCAGTAACATGattcag GGACAAAGTGTTCAACTACCATGCATCTTAGACATTATTATTCCTGGAGGTGAAATTCCGATAGGGTTTAGCCCTATAGGTTGGTGTGATAACATACAAGTGCCTAATTGTGGGTATCAATTCTTGATGGGAATTACGTTGTGCATTGTTTTTGTACTCAACCAGTGGCGTCCTTTCTCTAGAGATTTTCAACTTACATGTTTGTTTGAAGTCAATGGAGTTACCGTCAGATCTCCAGTACGctctttttttaagttaaacTATGCTATGGCTGAATCACCTCACCTTTGGCTGCTCTATTTGCCCCCTCAGTGTGGTGAATTtgcaattaaaataatttccGATAACGTAAAGGTGATGAAAAAAGGGTTTAATTTGGTATACAAGCAGCATGGTCTGTGA